The window GTGATCGTCGGCTTCGGCAAGAAAGCCCAGGTCAAAAAATAAATCGTCCAGTCCGGGCGACCGGCTTCGACCGCGTGGGTCGTCGCGTGGCGCTCGATACAACGCCGTTTCCCCTGTGGCCGACGCAAAGAAGGCCGCCCACCAAGGGCAGCCTTTTTTATTTGCCCGGAAAACCGGACCCGATTTACGGCAACGGGACCAGCGCGACGGCATCAACGGCTGGGCCATAGGCGCCCTGGTCGTCGCTTAGGCTCCGAAGTTCCAGACGGCTGGTTTCGCCGGTGACCAGATCGGCCGGTATTTTGTATTTCTCGGCTTCCCAGTCCATTTTCGTTGCCTCGCGCCCGGTGGTGTCAACCTCGATTTCGGCGACGAACTCCCCGTCCCACAGCACCTGCAACACCTTCGGGCCTTGTCCCTCGCTACCGCCGCCCGGGTTGCCGCTCACGCAGAAGAGGACTTCGTATTCGGCGCCGGGCTCCGTGGTCACGTCTTGGTAGATCGCACCGGCCATCGAGCCGTTGACGTCCAGCCATTGATGGCCTTCCGCAGATTTCGTGCCGGTATTGCTGGACACGGTCTCGACGTTGCCTTCGGCCACAATCCAGCCGTCCATTTCTTCACCGGCCTCCAGGAGTATTGTTGAAAGCTCGGCGTCGGGTCTCTCAAAGCCGCCGTTCGTGAGCAACGTGTTCGTGGGGATAATGCCGTCGCAGTCGCCGTCGGGACCGGTGGTATCATCGTCGCCCACGGCGTCGTCGTCGCTCGCGGCATCGTCATCGTCGTCGTCGTCGCCGCCACCGCACCCGATAAAAAAGCCGGCGAGCGCTATCGACAACACCGTAATCAGCAGCACCAAAAGCCCATTACGACTAAACA of the Candidatus Lernaella stagnicola genome contains:
- a CDS encoding DUF642 domain-containing protein, with translation MKVYVFSRNGLLVLLITVLSIALAGFFIGCGGGDDDDDDDAASDDDAVGDDDTTGPDGDCDGIIPTNTLLTNGGFERPDAELSTILLEAGEEMDGWIVAEGNVETVSSNTGTKSAEGHQWLDVNGSMAGAIYQDVTTEPGAEYEVLFCVSGNPGGGSEGQGPKVLQVLWDGEFVAEIEVDTTGREATKMDWEAEKYKIPADLVTGETSRLELRSLSDDQGAYGPAVDAVALVPLP